Proteins from a single region of Rhodospirillales bacterium:
- the groL gene encoding chaperonin GroEL (60 kDa chaperone family; promotes refolding of misfolded polypeptides especially under stressful conditions; forms two stacked rings of heptamers to form a barrel-shaped 14mer; ends can be capped by GroES; misfolded proteins enter the barrel where they are refolded when GroES binds), with product MAAKDVKFGSDARARMLHGVDILANAVKVTLGPKGRNVVLEKSFGAPRITKDGVTVAKEIELSDKFENMGAQMLREVASKTSDEAGDGTTTATVLGQSIVREGAKAVAAGMNPMDLKRGIDLAVEAVIKDLKSRSREVSTNAEIAQVGTISANGEKEIGDMLARAMEKVGKEGVITAEEAKSLASELEVVEGMQFDRGYTSPYFITNAEKMNCELESPFILIHEKKLSGLQPLLPVLEAVVQSGRPLLIIAEDVEGEALATLVVNKLRGGLKVAAVKAPGFGDRRKAMLEDIAILTSGQVISEDIGIKLENVSLEMLGTAKKVVITKEETTIIEGAGKHDDIKARCTQIRAQIEETTSDYDREKLQERLAKLAGGVAVIRVGGATETEVKEKKDRVDDAMHATRAAVEEGIVPGGGVALLYAARALNGLTVDNDDQKHGIEIIRKALQAPVRQIAENAGVDGAVVAGKLIEKNDLNLGFDAQSEEYLDMFKAGIIDPTKVVRTALQDAASVASLLITTEAMVAEKPEKKAPPMPGGGMGGMGGMGDMDF from the coding sequence ATGGCCGCTAAAGACGTAAAATTCGGATCTGATGCGCGCGCGCGCATGCTGCACGGGGTGGATATCCTCGCCAACGCGGTGAAGGTAACACTTGGACCCAAAGGTCGCAACGTCGTGCTCGAGAAGAGCTTCGGCGCACCGCGCATCACCAAGGACGGCGTGACCGTCGCTAAGGAGATCGAGCTCTCCGACAAGTTCGAGAACATGGGCGCGCAGATGCTGCGCGAAGTCGCATCCAAGACCTCCGATGAGGCCGGCGACGGCACGACCACCGCGACCGTTCTCGGCCAGTCCATCGTCCGCGAAGGCGCCAAGGCCGTCGCAGCCGGCATGAACCCGATGGACCTCAAGCGCGGCATCGACCTCGCCGTCGAAGCCGTGATCAAGGACCTCAAGTCGCGCTCCCGCGAGGTCTCGACCAACGCCGAGATCGCCCAGGTCGGCACCATCTCCGCCAACGGCGAAAAAGAGATCGGCGACATGCTGGCTCGCGCCATGGAGAAGGTCGGCAAGGAAGGCGTGATCACCGCCGAAGAAGCGAAGAGCCTCGCCAGCGAGCTGGAAGTGGTCGAGGGCATGCAGTTCGACCGCGGCTACACCTCGCCCTACTTCATCACCAATGCCGAGAAGATGAACTGCGAGCTTGAGAGCCCGTTCATTCTCATCCACGAGAAGAAGCTGTCGGGTCTGCAGCCGTTGCTGCCGGTGCTCGAAGCCGTCGTCCAGTCCGGCCGGCCGCTGCTGATCATCGCCGAGGACGTCGAGGGTGAGGCGCTGGCGACGCTGGTCGTCAACAAGCTGCGCGGCGGCCTCAAGGTCGCGGCGGTCAAGGCGCCGGGCTTCGGCGATCGCCGCAAGGCCATGCTGGAAGACATCGCCATCCTGACCTCGGGCCAGGTGATTTCCGAAGACATCGGCATCAAGCTCGAGAACGTCTCGCTCGAGATGCTCGGCACCGCGAAGAAGGTGGTCATCACCAAGGAAGAGACCACGATCATCGAAGGCGCCGGCAAGCACGACGACATCAAGGCCCGTTGCACGCAGATTCGCGCGCAGATCGAGGAGACCACCTCGGACTACGATCGAGAGAAGCTGCAGGAGCGGCTGGCGAAGCTGGCGGGCGGCGTTGCCGTGATCCGCGTCGGTGGCGCCACCGAGACCGAGGTGAAGGAGAAGAAGGACCGGGTGGACGATGCCATGCACGCCACCCGCGCCGCGGTCGAGGAAGGCATCGTTCCCGGCGGCGGCGTTGCGCTGCTCTACGCAGCCCGCGCCCTGAACGGCCTCACCGTCGACAACGACGACCAGAAGCACGGCATCGAGATCATCCGCAAGGCGCTCCAGGCTCCGGTGCGGCAGATCGCCGAGAACGCCGGTGTGGACGGTGCCGTCGTTGCCGGCAAGCTCATCGAGAAGAACGACCTCAATCTCGGCTTCGATGCGCAGAGCGAAGAGTATCTCGATATGTTCAAGGCCGGCATTATCGACCCGACCAAGGTCGTGCGCACGGCTTTGCAGGATGCAGCTTCGGTTGCCTCGCTGCTGATCACCACCGAAGCCATGGTCGCTGAGAAGCCGGAGAAGAAGGCCCCGCCGATGCCGGGCGGCGGCATGGGCGGCATGGGCGGCATGGGCGACATGGACTTCTAG
- the groES gene encoding co-chaperone GroES: MKFRPLHDRVVVKRVEQEEKTKGGIIIPDTAKEKPQEGEVVAVGPGARNEAGEIVALDVKAGDRVLFGKWSGTEVKIDGEDLLIMKESDLLGVIQ; encoded by the coding sequence ATGAAATTTCGGCCGCTGCACGACCGTGTGGTCGTAAAACGCGTCGAGCAGGAAGAAAAGACCAAGGGCGGCATCATTATTCCTGATACGGCAAAGGAAAAGCCGCAGGAAGGCGAGGTGGTTGCTGTTGGACCCGGCGCGCGCAATGAGGCGGGTGAAATCGTCGCCCTCGACGTCAAGGCCGGTGATCGTGTGCTGTTCGGCAAGTGGTCGGGAACGGAAGTGAAGATCGACGGGGAAGACCTGTTGATCATGAAGGAATCCGACCTTCTCGGCGTCATTCAATAA
- a CDS encoding N-formylglutamate amidohydrolase produces the protein MPAVHSCPAVFASPHSGAYYSPAFLAAARLDHLLLRRSEDAFVDEIFAAAPDFGAPLLKACFPRAYVDPNREPFELDPAMFDSPLPGYVNVSSPRVVAGLGTIARVVADGEEIYRAKLQWDESRKRIETHYFPYHQALQALLAQTRERFGCYLLIDCHSMPSIGGPMDADPGSRRLDIVLGDRHGTSCAPAITALAERVLKGHGFSVRRNIPYAGGFTTHHYGRPLDSLHTLQIEVNRALYMDERRIRPIAGMERVRAAITDLIKTICALDAAVLTGWR, from the coding sequence ATGCCCGCGGTCCATTCTTGTCCGGCCGTCTTCGCCTCACCTCATAGTGGCGCTTACTATTCGCCGGCGTTTCTTGCTGCGGCACGCCTCGATCATTTGCTTCTTCGTCGTTCCGAGGATGCGTTCGTCGATGAAATTTTCGCTGCCGCCCCGGATTTTGGCGCCCCTCTGCTGAAGGCGTGCTTCCCACGCGCATACGTCGATCCCAACCGCGAGCCATTTGAGCTCGATCCTGCAATGTTCGATTCGCCGCTGCCCGGCTATGTCAACGTCTCATCGCCGCGCGTCGTCGCCGGACTTGGCACGATCGCGCGTGTCGTCGCCGATGGCGAAGAAATCTACCGCGCGAAGCTGCAGTGGGATGAGAGCAGGAAACGCATCGAGACGCACTATTTTCCCTATCATCAGGCGCTGCAGGCACTGCTTGCGCAGACACGCGAGCGTTTCGGCTGCTACCTGCTTATTGACTGTCATTCCATGCCGTCGATTGGCGGGCCGATGGATGCCGATCCGGGCTCGCGGCGCCTCGATATTGTATTGGGCGATCGCCATGGCACCTCATGTGCGCCGGCGATCACCGCGTTGGCCGAACGCGTGCTCAAAGGGCACGGGTTCAGTGTCCGTCGGAATATTCCTTATGCTGGTGGATTTACCACGCATCACTATGGCCGTCCGCTGGACAGCCTGCACACATTGCAGATCGAGGTAAATCGGGCGCTGTATATGGACGAACGACGCATCCGTCCGATCGCTGGCATGGAACGTGTTCGCGCGGCAATCACGGATCTGATCAAGACCATATGCGCGCTCGATGCGGCGGTGTTGACGGGGTGGCGCTGA
- a CDS encoding transposase: protein MAAPPRGERLRIGVPFGHWKTTTFVAGLRLSGIVAPMVLDAPINQRAFDAYVDQILVHELKPGDIVIMDNLSSHKSPAVRTAIKAAGAELRFLPPYSPDSNPIENAFAKLKPPAPKSRRTHRRRPLAHHRLAHRSIHTSRMRKLLHPRRI from the coding sequence ATGGCCGCGCCCCCGCGCGGTGAACGGCTGCGCATAGGCGTGCCGTTTGGCCACTGGAAGACGACGACGTTCGTCGCCGGTCTGCGGCTGTCGGGCATCGTCGCGCCCATGGTGCTGGACGCCCCGATCAACCAGCGGGCCTTCGATGCCTATGTCGACCAGATCCTCGTGCACGAGCTCAAGCCAGGCGACATCGTGATCATGGACAATCTCTCAAGCCACAAATCGCCCGCCGTCCGCACGGCGATCAAAGCCGCCGGCGCTGAGTTGCGGTTCCTGCCCCCCTACAGCCCGGACTCCAACCCGATCGAAAACGCGTTCGCCAAGCTGAAGCCCCCTGCTCCGAAAAGCCGCCGAACGCACCGTCGACGGCCTCTGGCGCACCATCGGCTCGCTCATCGATCTATTCACACCAGCCGAATGCGCAAACTTCTTCACCCCCGCAGGATATGA
- a CDS encoding winged helix-turn-helix domain-containing protein — MGSAIALRADFDGITLRKLARQSRDANQSRRWRALAQLSEDGPIPAVHGVVRWRLVDLIAWVWEEFRIVVAKQTLSRVIRSMGYRKLSARPRHHAQDPAAAVAFRAFFDQSGSYPHELK, encoded by the coding sequence ATGGGGTCGGCGATAGCGCTTCGCGCGGACTTCGACGGGATCACGCTGCGCAAGCTGGCGCGGCAGAGCCGGGACGCGAACCAGAGCCGGCGGTGGCGGGCGCTGGCGCAGCTCAGCGAGGACGGACCGATCCCTGCGGTGCACGGCGTCGTACGCTGGCGGCTGGTGGATTTGATCGCGTGGGTGTGGGAGGAGTTCCGGATCGTCGTCGCCAAGCAGACGCTGAGCCGGGTGATCCGGTCGATGGGCTATCGCAAGCTCTCCGCCCGGCCGCGCCATCACGCGCAGGACCCCGCAGCGGCGGTGGCTTTTAGAGCGTTTTTCGATCAATCTGGGTCATATCCGCATGAACTGAAGTAG
- a CDS encoding calcium-binding protein — protein sequence MSIATLDDGRVIIAYNSETGDATNVTTLNYRIVDPRDGTIFGTNDGDHIVSREDGAHIISGLGDDRLTGREAADVLDGGDGLDTLIGNGGNDSLLGGAGRDSLDGGAGNDTLIGGGGPDTLVGGAGNDIYRVESPGDVVTEANGGGVDRVESSITYTLGANVENLTLTGGAAINGTGNALDNTIVGNGAANMLSGLDGNDSLVGGSGNDTLIGGLGNDTMRGGLGDDVFRVNVAGDVVTEASGGGHDRVASSITYHLGNNVEDLTLTFGAAVNGTGNALDNTIVGNGAANTLSGLQGRDLLDGAGGSDHLLGGIGNDTLIGGLGTDVLTGGDGADRFDFRTAGEAGLGAARDEITDFVSGVDRINVANIDANVLTAGHQQFVFIGSAAFTGAGQIRFANGVIEGNIDGDAAAEFQIALDHGHVVASDFIFAS from the coding sequence ATGAGCATCGCCACTCTCGATGACGGCCGCGTTATCATCGCCTACAACAGCGAGACTGGTGATGCCACCAATGTGACGACGCTCAACTATCGGATTGTTGATCCGCGCGACGGAACCATTTTCGGCACCAACGACGGCGATCATATCGTCAGCCGGGAAGATGGCGCACACATCATCAGCGGCCTCGGCGACGACAGGTTAACCGGCCGGGAAGCTGCCGATGTTCTTGACGGTGGTGACGGCCTCGATACCCTCATCGGTAACGGCGGCAACGACAGCCTCCTTGGCGGCGCGGGCCGCGATTCCCTGGACGGTGGTGCCGGAAACGATACGCTGATCGGCGGTGGCGGTCCCGATACGCTCGTTGGCGGCGCAGGCAACGATATCTACCGCGTTGAAAGCCCGGGCGATGTCGTGACCGAGGCCAATGGCGGCGGTGTCGATCGGGTCGAAAGCAGCATCACCTACACGCTCGGTGCCAACGTCGAGAACCTCACGCTCACCGGCGGAGCGGCGATCAATGGCACCGGTAACGCGCTGGACAACACCATCGTCGGCAACGGCGCCGCCAATATGCTCTCGGGCCTGGACGGCAACGATTCTCTGGTCGGCGGTAGCGGCAACGACACCCTGATCGGAGGACTTGGCAACGATACCATGCGAGGCGGCCTCGGCGACGACGTCTTTCGCGTCAACGTCGCCGGCGACGTTGTCACCGAAGCCAGCGGTGGCGGTCACGACCGGGTGGCCAGCAGCATCACCTATCACCTCGGAAATAACGTCGAAGACCTCACGCTGACCTTCGGTGCTGCGGTCAACGGCACCGGAAACGCGCTGGACAATACTATCGTCGGCAACGGCGCCGCCAACACCCTCTCCGGCCTGCAGGGCCGGGACCTGCTCGACGGCGCCGGCGGAAGCGACCATCTCCTTGGCGGTATCGGTAACGATACGCTTATCGGTGGCCTTGGCACGGACGTTCTCACTGGCGGCGACGGCGCTGACCGCTTCGACTTCCGCACCGCGGGCGAGGCCGGACTTGGCGCCGCGCGCGACGAAATCACCGACTTCGTCTCCGGTGTCGATCGCATCAACGTTGCGAACATCGACGCCAACGTCCTGACTGCCGGCCATCAGCAGTTCGTGTTCATCGGCAGCGCGGCGTTTACTGGTGCCGGGCAGATCCGTTTCGCGAATGGCGTGATCGAAGGCAACATCGACGGCGACGCCGCAGCCGAATTCCAGATCGCTCTCGATCACGGCCACGTCGTCGCCAGCGACTTCATCTTCGCTTCCTGA
- a CDS encoding Fic family protein, producing MTNGVNQRLGAYLETSAGGERVRAYVPAPLPPNPPLELGRFMQVYERAIAAVGRLDGVTTILPSTPLFLYMYVRKEALLSSQIEGTQSSLTDLLLFENHEAPAVELDDVTEVSNYVAAIEHGVSRMRGGFLLSLRLIREMHTILLKSGRGAAKQPGEFRRSQNWIGGTRPGNALFVPPPPNRLGECLDALERFLHSDDAALPPLIRAGLAHVQFETIHPFLDGNGRLGRLLITLILCEAGVLREPILYLSLFLKSRRDDYYRLLQEVRQAGTWETWMEFFLTSVAETAEQASATARDLISMFDAHRQTIAGLGRAAPSALRVHELMQASPIVTIQTVSEKLAVSFPTASTALENLAKIDVVRETTGRQRGRIYAYSDYLALLDRGTDPLPA from the coding sequence GTGACGAACGGAGTGAACCAAAGGCTCGGGGCCTATCTCGAAACGAGCGCGGGAGGCGAGCGCGTGCGGGCCTATGTGCCTGCCCCACTGCCGCCGAATCCGCCGCTCGAACTCGGACGGTTCATGCAGGTCTACGAACGCGCCATTGCCGCGGTCGGGCGTCTCGACGGCGTGACGACGATCCTGCCCTCGACGCCTTTGTTCCTCTACATGTACGTCCGCAAGGAAGCCCTCCTGTCCTCGCAGATCGAGGGGACGCAATCGTCGCTGACGGATCTGCTGCTGTTCGAAAACCATGAGGCGCCGGCGGTCGAACTCGACGACGTGACCGAAGTCTCGAACTACGTCGCGGCGATCGAGCATGGCGTCTCCCGGATGCGGGGCGGATTTCTCCTGTCGCTCCGGCTGATCCGCGAAATGCACACCATCCTGCTCAAGTCGGGACGGGGCGCTGCAAAGCAACCGGGCGAGTTTCGCCGCTCGCAGAACTGGATCGGCGGAACCCGGCCCGGCAACGCGCTGTTCGTGCCGCCGCCGCCGAACCGGCTGGGCGAATGCCTCGATGCGCTCGAGCGCTTCCTGCACAGCGATGATGCGGCGCTGCCCCCGCTCATCCGGGCAGGCCTGGCCCACGTCCAGTTCGAGACGATCCACCCTTTTCTCGACGGCAACGGGCGCCTGGGCCGGCTGCTCATCACGCTGATCCTGTGCGAGGCGGGGGTGCTGCGCGAGCCGATCCTCTATCTCAGCCTGTTCCTGAAATCCCGGCGCGACGACTATTACCGGCTCCTGCAGGAGGTCCGCCAGGCTGGGACGTGGGAGACCTGGATGGAGTTCTTCCTGACCAGCGTCGCGGAGACCGCTGAACAAGCCTCCGCGACGGCGCGCGATCTGATCTCCATGTTCGACGCCCATCGCCAGACGATCGCCGGCCTCGGCCGCGCGGCCCCATCCGCGCTCCGCGTCCACGAATTGATGCAAGCCAGCCCGATCGTAACCATCCAGACTGTCTCCGAGAAACTCGCCGTCTCTTTCCCGACGGCCAGCACGGCGCTGGAAAATCTCGCCAAGATCGATGTGGTGCGCGAGACCACGGGACGGCAACGCGGCCGGATCTACGCCTATTCGGACTATCTGGCCTTGCTCGATCGCGGCACGGATCCCTTGCCGGCCTGA